A single region of the Bifidobacterium asteroides DSM 20089 genome encodes:
- a CDS encoding ABC transporter ATP-binding protein, whose translation MIIQGKDATMNNPNVSESRGPTPTIEATGLSMVVSPRRGDSLTILNDIAFTAYPGEMTGIIGPSGSGKSTLLYCLAGLEKATSGTVLLLGKDITRLGLSAMTKFRRQHLGFVFQSYNLITSMTVEQNLALPFTLRGSRFPRKTADSLLKYFGLIDQKKKSVTLLSGGEQQRVALARVLLSDVDVVFADEPTGALDQESGEKVISVLKELANHEEKTIVLVTHSNEVAGQCDRLFAVRDGRISQSFSAKAPMA comes from the coding sequence ATGATCATCCAAGGGAAAGATGCAACTATGAATAACCCCAACGTAAGCGAAAGCAGAGGCCCGACACCAACGATTGAAGCTACGGGGCTGTCCATGGTGGTCTCCCCGCGCCGCGGCGATTCACTGACCATTCTCAATGACATAGCATTCACTGCCTATCCGGGGGAGATGACCGGCATCATCGGGCCGTCAGGCAGCGGAAAATCGACGCTGCTGTACTGCCTGGCTGGGCTGGAGAAGGCCACTAGCGGCACTGTGCTTCTGCTGGGCAAGGACATAACCCGTCTGGGGCTGTCGGCCATGACCAAGTTCAGACGCCAGCATCTAGGCTTCGTATTCCAGTCCTACAACCTGATCACCAGCATGACAGTCGAACAGAATCTGGCCCTGCCATTCACCCTTCGCGGATCCCGCTTTCCCAGAAAGACGGCGGATTCCCTCTTGAAGTACTTTGGCTTGATCGATCAGAAAAAGAAAAGCGTCACCCTGCTGTCGGGCGGCGAGCAGCAACGTGTTGCCCTGGCCCGCGTCCTGTTATCCGACGTAGACGTGGTATTCGCAGACGAGCCAACTGGCGCTCTGGATCAGGAATCGGGAGAAAAGGTCATATCGGTGCTGAAGGAACTCGCCAACCACGAAGAGAAAACCATCGTACTGGTGACGCATAGCAATGAAGTGGCAGGTCAGTGCGATCGGCTGTTTGCCGTGCGCGATGGCCGTATCAGCCAATCATTCTCTGCGAAAGCGCCCATGGCATGA
- a CDS encoding zinc-dependent alcohol dehydrogenase family protein, which translates to MKAAKFVKPGRIELEEAPMPTIEKPGDAVIRVVRACVCGSDLWWYRGISSMPAGSHVGHEAIGLVEKVGSDVTHVKPGDFVIAPFTHGCGHCAACRAGFDGDCLDPDRRGSGGYQSEYLRFTNADWALVKIPGQPEDYSDDMLDSLLTLSDVMATGYHAAATAQVKEGDTVVVMGDGAVGLCGVIAAKLRGAERIIAMSRHEDRQKLAREFGATDIGAERGDSAVEQVMALTDGAGADAVLECVGTELSTDTALRVARPGAVVGRVGVPQKATMDTSKLFWRNVGLRGGTAAVTTYDRLLLLDQVLKGSIQPGKVFTQRFALDHIQEAYEAMDQRTAIKSLLLVSE; encoded by the coding sequence ATGAAGGCAGCAAAGTTTGTGAAGCCAGGCCGCATCGAGCTGGAGGAAGCACCGATGCCGACCATCGAAAAGCCCGGAGATGCTGTGATTCGGGTCGTCCGGGCCTGCGTGTGCGGATCCGACCTGTGGTGGTACCGGGGGATTTCCTCAATGCCCGCAGGCAGTCACGTAGGGCACGAAGCCATCGGACTGGTCGAAAAGGTGGGCTCCGATGTCACCCACGTCAAACCCGGTGACTTCGTCATAGCGCCATTCACCCATGGCTGCGGGCACTGCGCGGCCTGCAGGGCCGGCTTCGACGGTGACTGCCTTGATCCGGACAGGCGGGGGAGCGGCGGGTACCAGAGCGAGTATCTGCGATTCACCAACGCGGACTGGGCCTTGGTGAAGATTCCAGGCCAACCTGAGGATTACAGCGACGACATGCTTGACTCTCTGCTGACCCTCTCCGATGTGATGGCAACCGGTTATCATGCAGCCGCAACAGCCCAGGTCAAAGAAGGCGACACCGTCGTGGTCATGGGCGATGGGGCGGTGGGTCTGTGCGGAGTCATAGCAGCCAAGCTGCGTGGGGCCGAACGCATCATTGCCATGAGCCGGCATGAGGACCGCCAGAAGCTGGCTCGTGAATTCGGGGCCACTGACATTGGGGCTGAACGCGGAGACTCTGCTGTGGAGCAGGTCATGGCCCTCACCGACGGAGCCGGAGCCGATGCCGTCCTGGAATGCGTGGGCACCGAACTGTCCACCGACACCGCTCTCAGGGTGGCCCGGCCCGGCGCAGTGGTCGGCAGGGTGGGTGTGCCGCAGAAGGCCACCATGGACACCTCTAAGCTGTTCTGGCGCAATGTTGGGCTGCGAGGAGGCACGGCCGCGGTCACCACATATGACAGGCTTCTGCTGCTTGACCAGGTGCTCAAGGGCAGCATCCAGCCAGGCAAGGTCTTCACCCAGCGCTTTGCCTTGGATCACATCCAGGAAGCCTATGAGGCCATGGACCAGCGCACCGCCATCAAATCCCTACTGCTTGTCAGCGAATGA
- a CDS encoding endonuclease III domain-containing protein, producing MGNSGKVNAGCSKWLYSRLLARLGLQNWWPAETDFEMMIGAVLVQHTAWGNAAMSIEQLRKANLLNPCNMADVDLARVTNLIRSSGFMKAKARTCKALAQWLLAHGIRTAYVEDCADEGLRDSLLTIAGVGRETADVIRLYAFGQRCFIWDAYARRMLDGLGWASLRSYQEGEEYEADFIRVDQWSLNDLREYHGLIVQAGKNHRNPQAYASFLKELGSPQSSSK from the coding sequence ATGGGCAATTCAGGCAAGGTAAATGCCGGTTGCTCAAAGTGGCTGTACTCACGTTTGCTCGCTCGTCTGGGATTGCAGAATTGGTGGCCAGCAGAGACTGACTTCGAAATGATGATCGGAGCGGTGCTGGTCCAACATACAGCCTGGGGGAACGCAGCCATGTCCATCGAGCAGCTGCGCAAGGCCAACCTGCTCAACCCCTGCAACATGGCCGACGTCGACCTGGCAAGAGTGACGAACTTGATCAGATCAAGCGGCTTTATGAAGGCCAAGGCACGCACCTGCAAAGCCCTGGCTCAGTGGCTACTGGCTCACGGCATCCGCACGGCTTATGTTGAGGACTGCGCGGATGAAGGTCTGCGTGACAGCCTGCTCACGATTGCCGGGGTTGGACGCGAGACGGCGGATGTCATACGGCTTTATGCCTTCGGCCAGCGTTGCTTTATCTGGGACGCCTATGCACGCCGGATGCTGGACGGTCTGGGGTGGGCCTCCTTACGGTCATACCAGGAGGGCGAAGAGTACGAGGCGGATTTTATTCGGGTTGATCAATGGTCACTCAACGATCTGCGTGAATATCATGGGCTGATTGTCCAAGCAGGCAAAAACCATCGCAACCCCCAGGCCTATGCTTCCTTCCTTAAGGAACTTGGCAGCCCACAAAGCTCCTCCAAATGA
- a CDS encoding HAD family hydrolase: MGENEIKVNIGKAAIFDLDGTLLDSMGVWKDIDQRFFARRNISMPADYASAVASMQTDAIARYTIDRFHLDERPEDLVEEWNEDALLLYATAVQPKPHALDYLQALKASGAALAVATSLPPRLRQAALKHAGMTDCFDQFCSVDDAKSIGKEEPEIYLLASRMLGVPPDHCTVFEDLLVAVDSAKRAGMKVWAMYDQSSAKDWDSIRSEADGAITDFAQAPAIL, translated from the coding sequence ATGGGCGAAAATGAAATAAAAGTCAACATTGGCAAGGCCGCCATCTTCGACCTCGACGGCACACTTCTGGATTCCATGGGAGTCTGGAAGGACATCGACCAACGATTCTTTGCTCGCCGCAACATTTCCATGCCAGCCGATTACGCCTCTGCAGTGGCCTCCATGCAGACCGACGCCATCGCCAGATACACCATCGACCGCTTCCACCTTGACGAGCGCCCAGAAGATCTTGTGGAGGAGTGGAACGAGGACGCACTCCTGCTCTACGCCACAGCTGTGCAGCCCAAGCCGCATGCACTCGATTACCTGCAGGCGCTAAAAGCAAGCGGTGCCGCTCTGGCTGTGGCAACCAGCCTCCCTCCGCGCCTGCGACAGGCTGCTCTGAAGCACGCTGGGATGACCGATTGTTTCGACCAGTTCTGTAGCGTGGATGATGCCAAAAGCATTGGCAAGGAGGAGCCGGAAATCTACCTGTTGGCTTCGCGGATGCTGGGCGTACCACCTGACCACTGCACGGTATTCGAGGATCTTCTCGTCGCCGTCGATTCGGCCAAGCGCGCTGGGATGAAGGTCTGGGCCATGTACGACCAGTCTTCGGCCAAGGATTGGGATTCCATCCGCTCTGAGGCCGATGGCGCGATCACAGACTTCGCCCAGGCGCCTGCCATTCTCTGA
- a CDS encoding metalloregulator ArsR/SmtB family transcription factor, whose amino-acid sequence MAIQETTAALADPLRRRVLDLLEQGGMEAGRLAEKLGMTPSKLSYHLRKLKEADLIVGHKQGTRVIYELNLSVLDSTIQWLYRLRTSASDKRSLPEPQTVSKGTGSTAVSEF is encoded by the coding sequence ATGGCTATTCAGGAAACAACAGCGGCTCTGGCTGATCCACTGCGTCGACGTGTGCTGGATCTTTTGGAGCAGGGCGGCATGGAGGCTGGACGCCTGGCCGAAAAGCTGGGAATGACGCCATCCAAGCTGTCCTATCATCTGAGGAAGTTGAAAGAAGCAGACCTGATTGTCGGCCACAAACAGGGCACCAGGGTCATCTATGAACTCAATCTGAGCGTGCTGGACAGCACCATTCAGTGGCTCTACCGCTTGCGGACAAGCGCCAGCGACAAGAGAAGTCTGCCCGAGCCGCAGACTGTGAGCAAGGGAACTGGTTCGACGGCGGTTTCGGAGTTCTAA
- a CDS encoding SdpI family protein has translation MADGGKAGRFVPTLVVAQWLPGMIMLGVTRIVVNRLPNKKVPLHWNAKNQVDRWGSPQELVWMPCLCLIIALIWTIMMFVLRAYLIKRGDEAGHTLTVFLLGGLYMQIVFAVIDTFSIAAADPHLNWWPTDFGIDKVVILLTGLALIVIGNFAPKIRPNGISGFRVPGAYSSREAWRRCQQFGGVLFMILGVVMILSALAYSGVRLYWICGTALAIVLVLIFAYGSCAGRKYAGQEGPIYHR, from the coding sequence ATGGCAGATGGCGGCAAAGCGGGTCGGTTCGTCCCGACCCTGGTCGTGGCTCAGTGGTTGCCGGGGATGATCATGCTGGGCGTAACCCGCATAGTGGTTAATCGTCTGCCGAATAAAAAGGTCCCGCTTCATTGGAATGCAAAGAACCAGGTGGATCGCTGGGGCTCTCCCCAGGAGCTGGTTTGGATGCCATGCTTATGTCTGATCATTGCGCTGATCTGGACCATCATGATGTTCGTCCTGCGCGCATATTTGATTAAACGTGGTGATGAAGCGGGACATACCTTAACCGTTTTTCTGCTGGGTGGGCTATACATGCAGATTGTTTTCGCGGTTATAGATACGTTCTCCATAGCCGCTGCCGATCCTCATTTGAACTGGTGGCCGACGGATTTCGGCATTGATAAGGTCGTCATTCTCTTGACCGGTCTGGCTCTCATAGTCATCGGCAATTTTGCTCCTAAAATCAGACCCAATGGCATCAGCGGTTTTCGGGTGCCAGGTGCCTACTCCAGCCGCGAGGCTTGGCGCCGTTGTCAGCAGTTTGGCGGTGTGCTCTTCATGATTCTGGGCGTGGTCATGATCCTGTCTGCCCTGGCTTATAGCGGAGTCAGGCTCTATTGGATCTGTGGAACCGCTCTTGCAATCGTCCTTGTGCTCATATTTGCCTATGGTTCATGCGCTGGCAGAAAGTATGCCGGGCAGGAAGGACCCATCTACCACCGTTAG
- a CDS encoding GNAT family N-acetyltransferase: MIFKKIAHLTQANADQIARKWHYGGQYSFYDMENDLEDLEEIITPKLRGDKYYQVVDDQDELVGYFCLERLSEEKVEVGLGLRPDLTGHGLGLNFVKGIEEFIQNNCNYRIIVLSVASFNKRAIKVYQGAGFKITGSKMQKSNDGVYEFLNLSKTMDR, encoded by the coding sequence ATGATATTTAAGAAAATAGCACACTTAACTCAGGCAAATGCAGACCAGATCGCTAGAAAATGGCACTATGGTGGCCAATACAGCTTTTATGATATGGAAAATGATCTAGAGGATCTTGAAGAGATAATCACTCCGAAGTTGCGTGGAGATAAGTATTACCAGGTTGTGGATGATCAAGATGAACTGGTTGGTTATTTTTGCTTGGAAAGGCTATCAGAGGAAAAAGTAGAAGTTGGTTTAGGATTGAGACCGGATTTGACTGGACACGGGTTGGGATTAAATTTCGTCAAAGGAATCGAAGAATTCATACAGAATAATTGTAATTATAGAATTATTGTTCTTTCAGTAGCCAGCTTCAATAAACGTGCAATTAAAGTTTATCAGGGCGCAGGATTTAAAATAACGGGTTCTAAAATGCAAAAATCGAACGATGGCGTATATGAATTCCTTAATTTAAGCAAGACTATGGATCGGTAA
- the der gene encoding bifunctional cytidylate kinase/GTPase Der, translating to MITVAIDGPAGVGKSSTSRALAKHFGLAYLDTGAMYRAVALWCMDRGLDLDADQPDQEAITEAVAESITGGHLVMGLDPEHPTVSLDDRDVDEAIRSTRVSEHVSVVSSIPAVRHVLIAAQRAIMDDQERGVVAEGRDITTVVAPDAQVRVLLTAREEVRQARRSGQAQSGSAGAEDLAARDARDSKVTSFMSAADGVTTVDNSDLTFEQTLQVLIDLVSSAMEEDSYDEYARNLDDYELDEEDRALLEGGSENQDDQDHGPKAVGVLAVVGRPNVGKSTLVNRILGRRAAVVEDTPGVTRDRVSYEAEWAGTQFKLVDTGGWESDVEGIESAIASQAQVAVSLADAVILVVDGQVGLTASDERIVTMLRAAGKPVVLAVNKLDDRMADYTASEFWKLGLGEPYAISAMHGRGIGDLLDAALEQLSKAEKTSGFLTPEGLRRVALVGRPNVGKSSLLNQLAHEERAVVHDVAGTTRDPVDEVVQVDGEDWLFIDTAGIKRRLHKISGAEYYSSLRTQAAIERSELALILFDASQPIADQDLKVMSQAVDAGRAIVLVFNKWDLLDDFGRQRLERLWQTEFDRVTWAERVNLSAKTGWHTNRLARAMRTALESWDKRIPTGKLNSFLGKVQAAHPHPLRGGKQPRILFATQASTRPPRFVIFATGFLEHGYRRYLERCLREEFGFEGTPIQISVHIREKKKRK from the coding sequence GTGATCACCGTCGCCATCGATGGCCCTGCGGGAGTGGGCAAGTCCTCCACCTCGCGGGCCCTGGCCAAGCATTTCGGCCTGGCTTACCTGGATACGGGCGCCATGTACCGGGCGGTCGCCCTATGGTGCATGGACCGCGGGCTGGACCTGGACGCGGACCAGCCCGACCAGGAGGCGATCACCGAGGCCGTGGCCGAATCCATCACCGGTGGCCACCTGGTCATGGGACTCGACCCCGAGCATCCTACTGTCAGCCTTGACGACCGTGACGTGGATGAAGCGATACGCTCCACCAGGGTCTCCGAACACGTCTCCGTTGTCTCTTCGATTCCAGCTGTGCGCCATGTCCTCATCGCCGCCCAGCGGGCCATCATGGACGACCAGGAGCGCGGTGTGGTGGCCGAAGGACGGGACATCACCACCGTGGTGGCCCCGGATGCCCAGGTCCGTGTGCTCCTGACAGCCCGCGAAGAGGTCCGTCAGGCCCGCCGCAGCGGCCAGGCCCAGTCCGGGTCAGCAGGCGCCGAGGATCTGGCTGCCCGGGATGCCCGGGACTCCAAGGTCACCTCCTTCATGAGCGCCGCGGACGGGGTGACCACCGTGGACAACTCCGATCTGACCTTCGAGCAAACGCTACAGGTTCTGATCGATCTGGTCTCATCGGCCATGGAGGAGGACTCCTACGACGAGTACGCCCGGAACCTGGACGACTATGAGCTGGACGAGGAGGACCGTGCTCTGCTGGAGGGCGGCTCCGAGAACCAGGATGACCAGGACCATGGCCCCAAGGCCGTGGGCGTGCTGGCCGTGGTGGGAAGGCCCAACGTGGGCAAGTCCACCCTGGTCAACAGGATTCTCGGCCGTCGTGCCGCTGTGGTCGAGGACACCCCTGGCGTGACCCGGGACCGGGTCAGCTACGAGGCCGAGTGGGCCGGCACCCAATTCAAGCTGGTGGACACCGGCGGCTGGGAGAGCGATGTGGAGGGCATCGAATCCGCCATCGCCTCCCAGGCACAGGTAGCCGTATCGCTGGCGGATGCCGTCATTCTGGTCGTGGATGGCCAGGTGGGGCTGACCGCCAGCGACGAGCGGATCGTCACCATGCTGCGGGCCGCGGGCAAGCCGGTCGTCCTGGCCGTCAACAAGCTGGATGACCGGATGGCCGACTACACCGCATCCGAATTCTGGAAGCTGGGTCTGGGCGAACCCTATGCAATCTCCGCCATGCACGGCAGGGGGATAGGCGATCTGCTGGACGCCGCGCTGGAACAGCTCAGCAAGGCCGAGAAGACCTCGGGATTCCTCACCCCTGAGGGCCTGCGCCGGGTGGCCCTGGTCGGCCGACCCAACGTGGGCAAGTCCTCCCTGCTCAACCAGCTGGCACACGAGGAGCGGGCCGTGGTCCACGATGTGGCCGGCACCACCAGAGACCCGGTCGACGAGGTGGTCCAGGTGGACGGCGAGGACTGGCTCTTCATCGACACCGCCGGCATCAAGCGTCGTCTGCACAAGATCTCGGGTGCCGAGTACTACTCCAGCCTGCGCACCCAGGCGGCCATCGAACGCTCGGAACTGGCGTTGATCCTCTTCGATGCCTCCCAGCCCATCGCCGACCAGGACTTGAAGGTCATGAGCCAGGCTGTGGATGCGGGCCGGGCCATCGTCCTGGTCTTCAACAAGTGGGATCTGCTGGATGACTTCGGCCGGCAACGTCTTGAGCGGCTCTGGCAGACCGAGTTCGACCGGGTCACCTGGGCCGAGCGGGTCAACCTTTCCGCCAAGACCGGCTGGCACACCAACCGGCTGGCCAGGGCCATGCGCACCGCTCTGGAATCATGGGACAAGCGCATACCGACCGGCAAGCTCAACTCCTTCCTGGGCAAGGTTCAGGCTGCACACCCGCATCCGCTGCGGGGCGGCAAGCAGCCGAGGATCCTCTTCGCCACCCAGGCCTCCACCAGACCGCCGCGTTTCGTGATCTTCGCCACCGGCTTCCTGGAGCACGGCTACCGCCGCTATCTGGAACGCTGCCTACGCGAGGAGTTCGGCTTCGAGGGCACCCCCATCCAGATCTCCGTGCATATCCGCGAGAAAAAGAAGCGCAAATAA
- a CDS encoding pseudouridine synthase, whose product MPHPYTQAIRAREQGEEGIRLQKVLAQAGFGSRRKCEQIITQGRVEVDGELVTTLGSRVDPSRQQIRVDGSRIHLNDKHVTLALNKPRKVLSTMDDPKGRFTLRDIIGDRYERVFHMGRLDYDSEGLILMTDDGELAQHVMHPRYEVEKTYIATLSGHIGGNVCRRLVTQGVELDDGLIRLDHCAIIDHNREHTIVKVVLHSGKNRIVRRIFGAIGYPVTRLVRTQIGPIRLGEIRPGSYRVLSAAEIKALDKEVGL is encoded by the coding sequence ATGCCACATCCATACACACAGGCGATCAGAGCGCGCGAACAGGGGGAGGAGGGCATCCGCCTCCAGAAGGTGCTGGCCCAGGCCGGATTCGGCTCTCGTCGCAAATGCGAACAGATCATCACCCAGGGCAGGGTCGAGGTCGACGGCGAGCTGGTCACCACGCTTGGCAGCCGGGTGGACCCGTCCCGCCAGCAGATCCGGGTGGATGGATCCCGCATCCATCTGAACGACAAGCATGTCACCCTTGCCCTGAACAAGCCGCGCAAGGTTCTTTCGACCATGGACGACCCCAAGGGCCGGTTCACCCTGCGCGACATCATCGGAGACCGCTACGAGCGGGTCTTCCACATGGGCAGGCTGGACTATGACTCAGAGGGCCTGATCCTCATGACCGACGACGGGGAGCTGGCCCAGCACGTCATGCATCCGCGTTACGAGGTGGAGAAGACCTATATCGCTACACTTAGCGGCCACATTGGCGGCAATGTCTGCCGGAGGTTGGTCACCCAGGGTGTGGAGCTGGATGACGGCCTGATCCGTCTGGATCATTGCGCCATCATCGACCACAACCGCGAGCACACCATCGTCAAGGTGGTCCTGCATTCGGGCAAGAACCGGATAGTCCGGCGCATCTTCGGCGCCATCGGCTACCCGGTGACCCGGCTGGTGCGCACCCAGATCGGCCCCATCCGACTGGGCGAGATTCGTCCTGGCTCCTATCGGGTGCTCTCTGCAGCTGAGATCAAGGCTCTGGATAAGGAGGTCGGACTGTGA
- a CDS encoding aquaporin, translated as MTMEASAEPVLEQADGQVAAKPVRRRIRPRDVRWIRAAAELAGTFLICAVIYLSYSFGQLVMGQPSVVLPVLGTALTYLVVTAMLGGVSGGHFNPAVTVAAMFTSQISMVDGLIYIVAQVIGAIGAGALAVALVPVSKSVPDRTWLMFSVNGFSGGSPAAATLGQQHIAFGAPMAIVVELIGCMIVVAAAITTLRSDGRARRNHALYTGLAYGVGVLVTYPITCSGLNPARSTGIAIFAQSKHMAVSPISQLWLFWICPLLAASLVALVIIVTSIITDNMAMRAMGAATDAQPEAQADAFVTGIQTYAYAPTGVQAQDQSTQTSPAPVQNAPADTTAQTVDVSALSDVDAGQDADPGKNADATQDDVTPAEAGTIPDLQVEPLHTASETEDGDEEHKNKPTED; from the coding sequence ATGACTATGGAAGCAAGTGCTGAGCCGGTCCTCGAACAGGCCGACGGGCAGGTTGCCGCAAAGCCCGTCCGCAGGCGGATCAGGCCCCGTGATGTTCGTTGGATTCGTGCCGCCGCCGAGCTGGCGGGCACCTTCCTGATCTGCGCGGTCATCTACCTGTCTTACAGCTTTGGCCAGCTGGTCATGGGCCAGCCCAGTGTGGTGCTGCCGGTTCTGGGAACCGCCCTGACCTACCTGGTCGTGACGGCCATGCTGGGCGGCGTCTCCGGCGGACACTTCAACCCTGCTGTGACCGTGGCCGCCATGTTCACCTCGCAGATCAGCATGGTGGACGGGCTGATCTACATCGTCGCCCAGGTGATCGGCGCTATCGGCGCCGGTGCACTCGCCGTTGCCCTTGTGCCGGTCAGCAAGTCCGTGCCGGACAGGACCTGGCTCATGTTCTCGGTGAACGGTTTTTCCGGCGGCTCGCCCGCTGCGGCCACCCTGGGTCAGCAGCATATCGCCTTCGGGGCGCCCATGGCCATCGTGGTCGAGCTGATCGGCTGCATGATCGTGGTGGCTGCAGCCATCACCACCCTGCGCTCTGACGGCCGCGCCCGCCGCAACCATGCTCTCTATACCGGGCTGGCCTATGGCGTCGGCGTGCTGGTCACCTATCCCATCACCTGCTCGGGACTGAACCCTGCTCGCTCCACCGGCATCGCAATCTTCGCTCAGTCCAAGCACATGGCCGTCAGCCCGATCTCACAGCTCTGGCTCTTCTGGATCTGCCCCCTGCTGGCTGCCTCTCTGGTCGCCCTGGTCATCATCGTGACCAGCATCATCACCGACAACATGGCCATGCGTGCCATGGGTGCCGCCACAGATGCCCAGCCGGAAGCACAAGCTGATGCTTTTGTCACCGGTATCCAGACTTATGCCTATGCTCCCACAGGTGTCCAGGCTCAGGATCAATCGACCCAGACATCTCCTGCTCCAGTTCAAAACGCTCCTGCAGACACCACGGCTCAGACTGTCGATGTGTCGGCTCTTTCCGATGTCGATGCTGGACAGGATGCAGATCCAGGCAAGAATGCCGATGCCACCCAGGATGATGTCACCCCTGCCGAGGCAGGAACCATTCCCGATCTGCAGGTCGAGCCCCTTCACACTGCATCCGAAACAGAAGACGGTGACGAGGAACACAAAAACAAGCCCACTGAAGACTGA
- a CDS encoding DUF3017 domain-containing protein — protein sequence MTDADEAENPDPKPPQSPRAADCHPFVSEAQEGRPICEGIIFLVVLIAALVAFLGYTWAATGLVSVAALVCGTLRLTLKDRSPWKVRSVPFDVFISIGLGIGLLVTYFSIQLLL from the coding sequence ATGACAGACGCAGATGAGGCCGAGAATCCGGACCCCAAGCCCCCGCAGTCGCCCAGGGCGGCAGATTGCCATCCCTTCGTCTCGGAGGCTCAGGAGGGTCGTCCTATCTGCGAGGGCATCATCTTCCTGGTAGTGCTGATCGCCGCGCTTGTTGCCTTCCTCGGATACACCTGGGCCGCGACTGGACTGGTGTCCGTCGCGGCCCTGGTTTGCGGCACTCTGCGTCTGACGCTCAAGGATCGCAGCCCTTGGAAGGTGCGGTCAGTGCCCTTCGATGTCTTCATCAGCATCGGCCTGGGCATCGGCCTTCTGGTAACCTACTTCAGCATTCAGCTGCTGCTGTGA
- a CDS encoding NAD-dependent succinate-semialdehyde dehydrogenase: MTYQTVNPFNNQLIKTYPDATDEDLENALVRGHDLYKTWRKQEGPGDRPAQLRQVAKLFRQNEDALAANLTLDMGKLVGEAHAEVELCADIADYFADHAEELLAPVPLDNPAGKAYYIKQATGIVFMVEPWNFPYYQIMRVFAPNFILGNPMILKHASNVPGSAVAFEETVTEAGAPEGSLTNLFVNYDQVDRAIADPRVSGVALTGSERGGASVAKSAGANLKKSSMELGGNDVFIVLDDADWDLLKKVAPSARLMNAGQVCTSSKRFIVTENLYDDFVSLIVDAFSHAVLGDPSNPETTLAPMCMVSARDNLAKQVEKAVAGGAKVAYGNKPYDSPGAFFTPTVLTDIDRDNPVYNQEMFGPVASIYKVANEDEAIELANDSSYGLGGVVFSSDTDHADALARRIETGMTFINGSWVTMPELPFGGVKNSGYGRELYSLGFDTFANEHLIFQHKN; the protein is encoded by the coding sequence GTGACCTATCAGACTGTCAATCCCTTTAACAACCAACTGATCAAGACCTATCCGGATGCCACCGACGAGGATCTGGAGAATGCCCTGGTCCGTGGCCATGACCTCTACAAGACCTGGCGCAAGCAAGAAGGGCCCGGAGACCGTCCCGCGCAACTGCGCCAGGTCGCCAAGCTCTTCCGTCAGAACGAGGACGCCCTGGCAGCCAACCTGACCCTGGACATGGGCAAGCTGGTCGGCGAGGCCCACGCCGAGGTGGAGCTGTGCGCAGACATCGCCGACTACTTCGCCGACCACGCCGAGGAGCTGCTGGCTCCCGTCCCTCTGGACAACCCCGCTGGCAAGGCCTACTACATCAAGCAGGCCACCGGCATCGTGTTCATGGTCGAGCCTTGGAACTTCCCCTACTACCAGATCATGCGTGTGTTCGCCCCCAACTTCATTCTGGGCAACCCAATGATCCTCAAGCACGCCTCCAACGTGCCAGGCTCGGCTGTGGCCTTCGAGGAGACGGTGACCGAGGCAGGAGCCCCCGAGGGAAGCCTGACCAACCTCTTTGTCAACTATGACCAGGTGGACCGTGCCATCGCCGATCCCCGCGTCTCAGGCGTGGCCCTGACCGGGTCGGAACGCGGCGGTGCTTCCGTGGCAAAGTCGGCTGGAGCCAACCTGAAGAAGTCCTCCATGGAGCTGGGCGGCAACGACGTCTTCATCGTCCTGGATGACGCTGACTGGGATCTGCTCAAGAAGGTGGCCCCGAGTGCCAGGCTGATGAACGCGGGCCAGGTCTGCACCTCCTCCAAGCGCTTCATCGTCACGGAGAACCTCTACGACGACTTCGTCTCGCTCATCGTCGATGCCTTCTCGCACGCGGTTCTGGGCGATCCCAGCAACCCCGAAACCACGCTGGCCCCTATGTGCATGGTCTCCGCCCGTGACAACCTGGCCAAGCAGGTCGAAAAGGCTGTGGCCGGTGGAGCCAAGGTCGCCTACGGCAACAAGCCCTACGATTCGCCGGGGGCCTTCTTCACCCCGACGGTTCTGACGGACATCGATCGTGACAACCCCGTCTACAACCAGGAGATGTTCGGCCCCGTGGCCTCCATCTACAAGGTGGCCAATGAGGATGAGGCCATTGAACTGGCCAACGACTCCAGCTATGGCCTGGGTGGTGTGGTCTTCTCCTCGGATACCGACCATGCGGATGCCCTGGCCCGTCGTATCGAGACCGGCATGACCTTCATCAACGGCAGCTGGGTGACCATGCCTGAGCTACCCTTCGGTGGCGTCAAGAACTCCGGCTATGGCCGCGAGCTCTACAGCCTGGGCTTCGACACCTTCGCCAACGAGCATCTGATCTTCCAGCACAAGAACTGA